In one Aromatoleum aromaticum EbN1 genomic region, the following are encoded:
- a CDS encoding crotonase/enoyl-CoA hydratase family protein — MTEQLVRTSHEDDIYTVTLARPAKRNAISDRLLAAIDEAFAAVPDGARVIVLAAEGEHFCAGLDLTEHQHREPFGVMKHSQGWHRVFSRIQNGGIPVVAALHGAVIGGGLELAAATHVRVAEPNTIYQLPEGRHGIFVGGGASVRVARIIGAGRMGEMMLTGRILDADEGQRLGLSHYLVGPGEGLAKAQQLARRIAENAPMANWAMVTSIARIENMAADDGFFVESLTAAVTQTGPEVAERIGQFLQRKGQGAQR; from the coding sequence ATGACCGAACAACTGGTAAGAACCTCGCATGAGGACGACATCTACACCGTCACGCTGGCGCGCCCCGCCAAGCGCAACGCGATCAGCGACCGTCTGCTGGCTGCGATCGACGAAGCTTTCGCGGCCGTCCCCGACGGCGCCCGAGTGATCGTGCTGGCCGCGGAGGGCGAGCATTTCTGCGCCGGCCTCGACCTGACCGAGCACCAACACCGCGAGCCTTTCGGCGTCATGAAGCACTCGCAGGGCTGGCACCGCGTGTTCAGCCGCATCCAGAACGGCGGCATTCCGGTCGTCGCCGCGCTGCACGGCGCGGTCATCGGCGGCGGCCTCGAGCTGGCGGCCGCGACCCACGTGCGCGTCGCCGAGCCGAACACGATCTACCAGCTGCCCGAAGGGCGCCACGGCATTTTCGTCGGCGGAGGCGCCTCGGTGCGGGTCGCGCGGATCATCGGCGCCGGACGGATGGGCGAAATGATGCTGACCGGACGCATCCTCGATGCCGACGAAGGGCAGCGCCTCGGCCTGTCGCATTACCTCGTCGGGCCCGGCGAAGGGCTCGCGAAGGCGCAGCAGCTCGCGCGCCGGATTGCCGAGAACGCGCCGATGGCGAACTGGGCGATGGTCACGTCGATCGCCCGCATCGAGAACATGGCGGCCGACGACGGCTTCTTCGTCGAGTCGCTGACGGCCGCGGTCACGCAGACCGGCCCGGAAGTCGCCGAGCGCATCGGCCAGTTCCTGCAGCGCAAAGGTCAGGGAGCGCAGCGATGA
- a CDS encoding MFS transporter has translation MRKIDVHELIDKAKFNRFHWQVLFWCALIIIFDGYDLVIYGVVLPVLMKEWDLTPLQAGTLGSYALFGMMFGALIFGPLSDRFGRKRVIAICVMLFSFFTFINGFATTPTEFAICRFIAGLGIGGVMPNVVALMTEYSPKKLRTTLVAIMFSGYSVGGMLSAGLGMYLIPNFGWPSVFFVAGVPLLLLPVILYALPESIGFLLHAKRDAEAGVLLGRVEPNFAARTGDRYEMPTGKTSHVSLVALFKDGRALSTLMFWLAFFMCLLMVYALASWLPKLMTQAGYGLGSSLSFLLVLNFGAIFGAIGGGFIADRLHLKTVLMVFFVIAAFSISLLGFKSPTAVLYLLVAAAGATTIGSQILLYAYVAQFYPMAIRSTGIGWASGVGRSGAIVGPILGGTLLGMAMPLEYNFMFFAIPGAIAAFAVSLVARSAAHAPSEELPLPFAAETGAISD, from the coding sequence ATGCGAAAAATCGATGTTCACGAGTTGATCGACAAGGCGAAATTCAACCGCTTTCACTGGCAGGTGTTGTTCTGGTGTGCGCTGATCATCATTTTCGACGGTTACGACCTGGTGATCTACGGTGTCGTGCTGCCGGTGCTGATGAAAGAGTGGGACCTGACGCCGCTGCAGGCTGGCACGCTCGGCAGCTACGCGCTGTTCGGGATGATGTTCGGGGCACTGATCTTCGGTCCGTTGTCCGACCGGTTCGGGCGCAAGCGGGTGATCGCGATCTGCGTCATGCTGTTCAGTTTCTTCACGTTCATAAACGGCTTCGCGACGACACCGACCGAATTCGCGATCTGCCGCTTCATCGCCGGGCTGGGTATCGGCGGGGTGATGCCGAACGTCGTCGCGCTGATGACCGAGTACTCGCCGAAAAAACTGCGCACGACGCTGGTCGCGATCATGTTCAGCGGCTATTCGGTGGGCGGCATGCTGTCGGCCGGCCTCGGCATGTACCTGATCCCGAATTTCGGCTGGCCATCGGTGTTCTTCGTCGCAGGGGTTCCGCTGCTGCTGCTCCCGGTGATCCTCTACGCGCTGCCGGAGTCGATCGGCTTCCTGCTGCATGCGAAGCGCGATGCCGAAGCGGGCGTGCTGCTCGGAAGGGTCGAGCCGAACTTCGCGGCCCGGACCGGGGACCGCTACGAGATGCCGACCGGCAAGACCTCCCATGTGTCGCTGGTCGCGCTGTTCAAGGACGGGCGCGCGCTGAGCACGCTGATGTTCTGGCTGGCGTTCTTCATGTGCCTGCTGATGGTGTACGCGCTCGCGTCCTGGCTGCCGAAGCTGATGACCCAGGCGGGATACGGACTCGGCTCGAGCCTGTCGTTCCTGCTGGTGCTCAATTTCGGTGCGATTTTCGGCGCCATCGGCGGCGGCTTCATCGCCGACCGGCTGCACCTGAAGACCGTCCTGATGGTGTTCTTCGTCATCGCCGCGTTCTCGATCAGCCTGCTCGGCTTCAAGAGCCCGACAGCCGTGCTCTACCTGCTGGTGGCCGCGGCGGGCGCGACGACGATCGGATCGCAGATCCTGCTCTATGCGTACGTGGCGCAGTTCTACCCGATGGCGATCCGCTCGACCGGAATCGGCTGGGCCTCCGGTGTCGGGCGCAGCGGCGCGATCGTCGGTCCGATCCTCGGCGGGACGCTGCTCGGCATGGCGATGCCTCTGGAGTACAACTTCATGTTCTTCGCGATCCCCGGCGCGATCGCGGCATTCGCGGTGTCGCTGGTCGCCCGCAGCGCGGCCCACGCTCCGAGCGAAGAGCTGCCTTTGCCGTTCGCCGCGGAGACAGGCGCCATTTCCGACTGA
- a CDS encoding 3-hydroxyacyl-CoA dehydrogenase, with protein MKLESSTFIVTGGASGLGEATVRAFHAAGANVVIADLNSVGGEKLADEFGARAAFHRTDVASEADARGCVELALARFGALNGLVNCAGIGTAAKVLGRDGPHPLDTFARIVNINLVGTFNMIRLASEAMSKGEPNAGGERGVIINTASIAAYDGQIGQAGYAASKGGIVSMTLPVARELARFGIRVVTIAPGLFLTPMMQGLPEDVQRSLGEAVPFPSRLGEPAEYAQLARQVVENAMLNGETIRLDGAIRLAPR; from the coding sequence ATGAAACTCGAAAGCAGCACTTTTATCGTCACCGGCGGGGCGTCGGGGCTCGGCGAAGCGACTGTGCGCGCGTTCCACGCTGCCGGCGCGAACGTCGTTATCGCGGACCTGAATAGCGTCGGCGGGGAAAAGCTCGCCGATGAGTTCGGCGCCCGCGCAGCGTTCCACCGCACCGACGTCGCATCCGAAGCCGATGCGCGCGGCTGCGTCGAGCTCGCGCTCGCACGCTTCGGCGCGCTCAACGGGCTCGTCAACTGCGCCGGCATCGGCACCGCCGCGAAAGTGCTCGGCCGCGACGGCCCGCATCCGCTCGACACGTTCGCGCGCATCGTGAACATCAACCTGGTCGGCACTTTCAACATGATCCGGCTCGCGTCCGAAGCGATGTCGAAAGGCGAACCGAACGCCGGCGGCGAGCGTGGCGTGATCATCAACACCGCGTCGATCGCCGCGTACGACGGCCAGATCGGCCAGGCCGGCTATGCCGCGTCGAAAGGCGGCATCGTGTCGATGACGCTGCCGGTCGCACGCGAACTCGCCCGCTTCGGCATCCGCGTCGTGACGATCGCGCCGGGCCTGTTCCTGACGCCGATGATGCAGGGCCTGCCCGAAGACGTGCAGCGCTCGCTCGGCGAAGCAGTGCCGTTCCCGTCGCGCCTCGGCGAACCGGCCGAATACGCCCAGCTCGCACGCCAGGTCGTCGAGAACGCGATGCTCAACGGCGAGACGATCCGCCTCGACGGCGCGATCCGCCTCGCGCCCCGCTAA
- a CDS encoding ABC transporter substrate-binding protein produces the protein MQVKKLAVLCSFASLSFVQPAVADITVGVSLSATGPGASLGIPEKNVFALLPAQIAGEKIQYIVLDDATDPSIATKNARKLVTENNVDVLVGSSTTPATAAMAEVANESATPQITISPVSLPADRNRWVFRTPQQNSVMAEALLAHMKATGVRTLGFIGFADAYGEDWLGAVKSRAEAAGIRMVAVERYARADTSVSGQVLKLIAARPDAVLVVGSGSPAALPQTTLGERGYKGQIYQTHAAANQAFLKVAGKAAEGAIMPVGPVVVVDQVPDAHPSKTAGRELVSKYEAAYGAGSFSSFAGHAFDAFRLIEQAIPIALKTAKPGTPQFRAALRDAIESNKEVVGSHGVFNMSAADHFGLDARSHVLVKIESGAYKMIPQ, from the coding sequence ATGCAAGTCAAGAAGCTCGCAGTCCTGTGCTCGTTCGCGTCGCTGTCGTTCGTTCAACCCGCTGTCGCGGACATCACGGTGGGAGTGTCACTGTCGGCGACCGGGCCCGGTGCGTCGCTCGGCATTCCCGAGAAAAACGTCTTCGCGCTGCTGCCGGCGCAGATCGCCGGGGAAAAAATCCAATACATCGTGCTGGATGATGCGACCGATCCGTCGATCGCAACGAAGAATGCGCGCAAGCTGGTCACGGAAAACAACGTTGACGTGCTCGTCGGCTCGTCGACGACCCCGGCCACCGCGGCAATGGCCGAAGTCGCAAACGAGAGCGCGACGCCGCAGATCACGATCAGCCCCGTGTCCCTGCCTGCGGACCGCAACAGATGGGTGTTCCGCACGCCGCAGCAGAACAGCGTGATGGCCGAGGCGCTGCTCGCCCACATGAAGGCGACAGGCGTCAGGACGCTCGGTTTCATCGGCTTTGCGGACGCCTACGGTGAAGACTGGCTGGGCGCCGTAAAGAGCCGCGCCGAGGCGGCAGGCATCAGGATGGTGGCGGTCGAGCGCTATGCGCGCGCCGACACGTCGGTCAGCGGGCAGGTGCTGAAGCTGATCGCGGCGCGGCCCGACGCGGTTTTGGTGGTGGGCTCCGGAAGCCCTGCCGCGCTGCCGCAGACGACGCTCGGCGAGCGCGGTTACAAAGGCCAGATCTACCAGACGCACGCGGCCGCCAACCAGGCTTTCCTGAAGGTCGCAGGCAAAGCCGCCGAGGGCGCGATCATGCCGGTCGGCCCGGTCGTCGTCGTCGACCAGGTGCCGGACGCTCACCCGTCGAAGACCGCCGGGCGCGAGCTCGTGAGCAAGTACGAAGCCGCATACGGCGCAGGCTCGTTCTCGTCGTTCGCGGGTCATGCGTTCGATGCGTTCCGCCTCATCGAACAGGCGATCCCGATCGCGCTGAAGACGGCCAAACCGGGAACGCCGCAGTTCCGCGCGGCGCTGCGGGATGCGATCGAGTCGAACAAGGAGGTCGTCGGCAGCCATGGCGTGTTCAACATGAGCGCCGCCGACCACTTCGGTCTCGATGCGCGCTCGCACGTGCTCGTGAAGATCGAGAGCGGTGCGTACAAGATGATCCCGCAGTGA
- a CDS encoding thiolase family protein has product MNTTNSYAASQAAAHAARYDDIWLVAGSRTPFADYNGVLRDVSPTDLGIFAARALFDRSGIPASEIDAIVAGNMAQASFDAYFLPRHIGLYSGVNPNVPALLVQRLCGTGFETIIAAADQITLGKAKVALAVGTESMSRNPIAAYTHRAGFRMGQLDFRDFLWEATKDTAPGASMGDTAENLAKRYGISRGEVDRFAEQSFAHACAAWESGWFAGEVAPVVNAKWELDGYNARSLKLADRAEVCDRDGHVRPTSFDALQKLKPAFGGVQTGGNSSAIVDGAAAVIVAHGDWVRAHGVKPLARIVAGASVAVPPEIMGIGPAPAIRAAAAKAGLTVGDLGRVEINEAFGAQYLACERELGLDRERANVHGGAIAIGHPLGASGVRLTTTVARELQEARLQFGVSSACCGGGQGVAIVVENVG; this is encoded by the coding sequence ATGAACACGACCAATTCCTACGCCGCGTCGCAAGCCGCGGCCCATGCCGCGCGCTACGACGACATCTGGCTCGTCGCCGGGAGCCGCACGCCTTTCGCCGACTACAACGGTGTGCTGCGCGACGTGTCGCCGACCGACCTCGGCATTTTCGCCGCTCGCGCGTTGTTCGACAGGAGCGGCATCCCGGCGAGCGAAATCGACGCGATCGTCGCCGGCAACATGGCGCAGGCGAGCTTCGATGCGTATTTCCTGCCGCGCCACATCGGCCTGTATTCGGGTGTGAACCCGAACGTTCCGGCATTGCTCGTGCAGCGCCTGTGCGGTACCGGCTTCGAGACGATCATCGCCGCCGCCGACCAGATCACGCTCGGCAAGGCTAAAGTCGCGCTCGCCGTCGGCACTGAATCGATGTCGCGCAACCCGATCGCCGCCTACACGCACCGCGCCGGTTTCCGCATGGGCCAGCTCGATTTCCGCGACTTCCTGTGGGAAGCGACGAAGGACACCGCGCCCGGAGCGAGCATGGGCGACACCGCGGAAAACCTCGCGAAGCGCTACGGCATTTCGCGCGGCGAGGTCGACCGCTTCGCCGAGCAGAGCTTTGCACATGCTTGTGCGGCCTGGGAGTCGGGCTGGTTCGCCGGCGAAGTTGCCCCCGTCGTCAATGCGAAATGGGAGTTGGACGGCTACAACGCCCGGTCGCTGAAGCTCGCCGACCGTGCCGAGGTGTGCGATCGCGACGGCCATGTGCGCCCGACGTCGTTCGACGCGCTGCAGAAGCTGAAACCGGCGTTCGGCGGCGTGCAGACCGGCGGCAACAGCTCGGCGATCGTCGATGGCGCCGCTGCGGTGATCGTCGCCCACGGCGACTGGGTGCGCGCGCACGGCGTCAAGCCGCTGGCGCGCATCGTCGCCGGCGCGTCGGTGGCAGTGCCGCCGGAGATCATGGGCATCGGTCCGGCGCCGGCGATTCGTGCCGCAGCAGCGAAGGCCGGACTCACCGTCGGCGACCTGGGGCGCGTCGAGATCAACGAAGCGTTCGGCGCGCAATACCTCGCGTGCGAACGCGAACTGGGGCTCGACCGCGAGCGTGCCAACGTGCATGGCGGCGCGATCGCGATCGGTCATCCGCTCGGCGCATCCGGTGTGCGGCTGACGACGACGGTGGCGCGCGAGCTGCAGGAGGCGCGGCTGCAGTTCGGCGTGTCGTCCGCGTGCTGTGGTGGCGGCCAGGGCGTTGCGATCGTCGTCGAGAACGTCGGCTGA
- a CDS encoding feruloyl-CoA synthase produces MSTVISDIDAMFARPVVNIEARPDGSRVLRSGIQLPDGYARCVGEWLERWARDTPERLFLAERNVAGEWDRVSYGEARRRVIAIATWLLGQNLSAERPVAILSDNSIEHALLMLAAMHIGVPSCAISSGNSLMSKDFAKLKANIELLRPGVIYADQVGKFAAAIDAIRPLHDGVVVAGGGSESTAGCMPFAAIEADSDEAAVMEAYARITPDTIAKFLFTSGSVGTPKAVINTQRMLCASQLAKELVWPFLLHEPPLLMEWLPWSHTFGSNHNFNMVLRFGGSMYLDDGKPTPALLDKTLRNLREVSPTIYFSVPRAFDMLVPVLRRDKVLRDSFFKRLKLIFYAGAALPQHLWAELENLSEEATGRRVTMVSSWGSTETSPLATDCHFQAVRSGVIGVPVPGTELKLVPSADKLEVRVRGPNVFPGYWKQPELTAKSFDDEGFYLIGDAVEFVDPARPEQGLLFDGRVGEDFKLLTGTWVHVGALRVKGIDALKPVAQDIVVTGHDRDDIGFLVFPNIPECRSLCPGLPSDAPVEQVLSNPAVLARVRLGMAAMMQAGGGSSTCPTRALLMAEPPSVEAGEITDKGYINQRAVLTRRRDLIESLYAAMPDKSVVTA; encoded by the coding sequence ATGAGCACCGTGATATCCGATATCGACGCGATGTTCGCCCGGCCGGTCGTGAACATCGAGGCACGCCCGGACGGCAGCCGCGTCCTGCGTTCCGGAATCCAATTGCCCGACGGCTACGCGCGCTGCGTCGGCGAGTGGCTCGAACGCTGGGCGCGCGACACGCCGGAGCGCCTGTTCCTCGCCGAGCGCAACGTGGCCGGTGAGTGGGACCGCGTCAGCTATGGCGAGGCGCGCCGGCGCGTCATCGCGATCGCGACTTGGCTGCTCGGCCAGAACCTGTCGGCCGAGCGGCCAGTCGCGATCCTTTCCGACAACTCGATCGAACATGCGCTGCTGATGCTCGCGGCGATGCACATCGGTGTGCCGTCGTGCGCGATCTCGTCGGGCAACTCGCTGATGTCGAAGGATTTCGCCAAGCTGAAGGCGAACATCGAGTTGCTGCGACCCGGCGTCATCTATGCCGATCAGGTCGGCAAGTTTGCGGCCGCGATCGATGCGATCCGCCCGCTGCACGACGGCGTCGTGGTCGCCGGGGGCGGCAGCGAATCGACCGCCGGCTGCATGCCGTTCGCCGCTATCGAGGCGGACAGCGACGAGGCGGCGGTGATGGAGGCATACGCCCGGATCACGCCGGACACGATCGCGAAGTTCCTGTTCACGTCCGGCTCGGTCGGTACACCGAAAGCGGTCATCAATACCCAGCGCATGCTGTGCGCAAGTCAGCTCGCGAAGGAGCTGGTGTGGCCTTTCCTGCTCCACGAGCCACCGCTGCTGATGGAATGGCTGCCGTGGAGCCACACTTTCGGCAGCAACCACAACTTCAACATGGTGCTGCGCTTCGGCGGCAGCATGTACCTTGACGACGGCAAGCCGACGCCGGCGCTGCTCGACAAAACGCTGCGCAACCTGCGCGAAGTCTCGCCGACGATCTATTTCAGCGTGCCGCGCGCGTTCGACATGCTGGTGCCGGTACTGCGTCGCGACAAGGTGCTGCGCGACAGTTTCTTCAAGCGCCTGAAGCTGATCTTCTACGCCGGCGCCGCGTTGCCGCAGCACCTGTGGGCCGAGCTGGAGAACCTGTCCGAGGAAGCGACCGGCCGCCGCGTCACGATGGTGTCGTCGTGGGGCTCGACCGAAACTTCGCCGCTTGCGACCGACTGCCATTTCCAGGCGGTGCGCTCAGGCGTCATCGGCGTGCCGGTGCCCGGCACCGAGCTGAAGCTCGTGCCGTCGGCCGACAAGCTCGAAGTGCGGGTCAGGGGGCCGAACGTGTTCCCCGGCTACTGGAAGCAGCCCGAGCTGACGGCGAAATCCTTCGACGACGAAGGCTTCTACCTGATCGGCGACGCAGTCGAGTTCGTCGATCCGGCCCGTCCCGAACAGGGCCTGCTGTTCGACGGACGCGTCGGCGAGGACTTCAAGCTGCTGACCGGCACGTGGGTGCACGTCGGAGCGCTGCGCGTCAAAGGCATCGACGCGCTCAAGCCGGTTGCGCAGGACATTGTCGTCACCGGGCATGACCGCGACGACATCGGCTTCCTGGTGTTCCCGAACATCCCCGAATGCCGTTCGCTGTGCCCGGGACTGCCCTCCGACGCTCCGGTCGAGCAGGTGCTGTCGAACCCGGCGGTGCTCGCCCGCGTGCGTCTCGGCATGGCGGCGATGATGCAGGCCGGCGGCGGCTCGTCGACGTGCCCGACGCGCGCGTTGCTGATGGCCGAGCCGCCGTCGGTCGAAGCCGGCGAGATCACCGACAAAGGCTACATCAACCAGCGCGCGGTGCTGACCCGGCGCCGCGACCTCATCGAATCCCTGTATGCGGCGATGCCGGACAAGTCCGTCGTCACTGCGTAG
- a CDS encoding TetR/AcrR family transcriptional regulator, which translates to MAPKTTSDDDTPALDTEQAILQLAREEPELGQAAVAERLRRSGMRISASGVRYLWQKHGLETAAKRLQALVRDSDGGLAVLSDSQRRLLERATLSAQASRGRAGEEAGPDDERLDRRRVILNAAAELFSEQGYDRASIRDIANKAGLLAGSVYHHFASKDELYLAVHREGFHDVMETVQREVDSASDPWERLTRACEVHVHLIVGGSPVHRVTGHSLALIGHDTLLAKIRPVRDDYEDLYRGLIDALPVAPGTDRSLLRLMLLGAMNWVYLWYREGRRSPQEIAATMVDMLRWGTSPR; encoded by the coding sequence ATGGCCCCGAAAACAACTTCAGACGACGACACGCCAGCACTCGACACCGAGCAGGCGATACTGCAGCTGGCGCGGGAGGAACCCGAGCTCGGGCAGGCGGCGGTCGCTGAGCGGCTACGGCGATCGGGAATGCGGATTTCAGCGTCCGGCGTGCGCTACCTGTGGCAGAAGCACGGGCTGGAGACGGCGGCAAAGCGCCTGCAGGCGCTGGTGCGTGATTCCGATGGCGGCCTTGCGGTGCTGAGTGACAGCCAACGCCGGCTGCTCGAGCGAGCGACATTGAGCGCGCAGGCGTCCCGCGGGCGAGCGGGGGAAGAAGCGGGACCGGATGACGAACGCCTGGACCGGCGACGGGTGATCCTCAACGCGGCTGCCGAACTGTTTTCGGAACAGGGCTACGACCGTGCGTCGATCCGCGATATCGCGAACAAGGCCGGACTGCTCGCCGGATCGGTCTATCACCACTTCGCGTCGAAGGACGAGCTGTATCTGGCGGTGCACCGCGAAGGTTTCCACGACGTCATGGAAACGGTGCAGCGCGAGGTCGACAGCGCGAGCGACCCGTGGGAGCGCCTCACGCGTGCGTGCGAAGTGCATGTACATCTCATCGTCGGCGGCTCGCCGGTGCACCGCGTGACCGGCCACAGCCTGGCGCTGATCGGGCACGACACACTGCTGGCGAAAATCCGGCCGGTGCGCGACGACTACGAGGATCTGTACCGCGGACTCATCGACGCCCTGCCCGTCGCGCCGGGCACCGACCGCTCGCTGCTGCGGTTGATGCTGCTCGGCGCGATGAACTGGGTATACCTGTGGTACCGCGAAGGGCGACGGTCGCCGCAGGAAATCGCAGCGACGATGGTGGACATGCTGCGCTGGGGCACCAGCCCGCGATAG
- a CDS encoding acyl-CoA dehydrogenase translates to MHDYAAPLRDMHFILRELAGQDAVSALQGFEDATPDVVEAILDEAGKFAAGVLGPINARGDVQGCRLDADGRVVTPDGWKEAWDRFVEAGWTGLSLPLEFGGQGLPKLVSTPVWEMWFATNMAFAMLPQLNVGQAEALLIAASDELKQTWLPKVVSGEWGSTMNLTEPQAGSDLAATRTRAEPAPDGSFRLFGQKIFISYGEHELTSNIVHLVLARLPDAPAGVKGLSLFLVPKFLLDADGNPGAKNDVRCIAIEHKLGIHGSPTCTMSYGDAGDAGGAVGWLVGGPNRGLETMFIMMNEARFGVGVQGAGLGERAYQLALGYARERVQGRDAITGEAGQPILHHPDVKRMLLSMRARVMAMRALLYTAAGWFDFAEHHPDAALAAKCRRYVDLLMPVAKGWCTEVGQQVCSDAIQVFGGMGFVEETGIAQFARDARIITIYEGTTGIQANDLIGRKILRESGETLRELIADLHATAATLREEAELGSLADGFADSIIAVERAAEWVLANGKERFAEVLAGAVPFLHLLGITCGAWQMARVALAARRRLAAGQGDPVYLASLVELARFYIASFGPQAAACSQAVREAGGPLIRFDAAAF, encoded by the coding sequence ATGCACGACTACGCCGCGCCGCTGCGCGACATGCACTTCATCCTCCGCGAGCTCGCCGGTCAGGACGCGGTTTCTGCACTGCAGGGATTCGAGGACGCGACGCCGGACGTCGTCGAAGCGATCCTGGACGAGGCGGGCAAGTTCGCCGCCGGCGTGCTCGGCCCGATCAACGCCCGGGGCGACGTGCAGGGTTGCCGTCTCGACGCCGACGGGCGTGTCGTGACCCCCGATGGTTGGAAGGAGGCGTGGGACCGCTTCGTCGAAGCCGGCTGGACCGGTCTGTCGCTGCCGCTGGAATTCGGCGGCCAGGGCCTGCCGAAGCTCGTGTCGACGCCAGTATGGGAGATGTGGTTCGCGACGAACATGGCGTTCGCGATGCTGCCGCAACTGAACGTCGGCCAGGCCGAAGCCCTGCTGATCGCCGCCAGCGACGAGCTCAAGCAGACGTGGCTGCCCAAAGTCGTCAGTGGCGAGTGGGGCAGCACGATGAACCTCACCGAGCCGCAGGCGGGCTCCGACCTCGCGGCGACGCGTACTCGCGCCGAGCCTGCCCCGGACGGAAGTTTTCGCCTCTTCGGCCAGAAGATCTTCATCTCGTACGGCGAGCACGAACTGACGAGCAACATCGTCCATCTCGTGCTCGCGCGGCTGCCCGACGCGCCGGCCGGCGTCAAAGGGCTGTCGCTGTTCCTCGTGCCGAAGTTCCTGCTTGACGCCGACGGCAATCCGGGCGCGAAGAACGACGTGCGCTGCATCGCGATCGAGCACAAGCTCGGCATCCACGGCAGCCCGACCTGCACGATGAGCTACGGCGACGCCGGCGACGCCGGCGGCGCGGTCGGCTGGCTCGTCGGGGGGCCGAACCGCGGCCTCGAGACGATGTTCATCATGATGAACGAAGCGCGCTTCGGCGTCGGCGTGCAGGGCGCCGGGCTCGGCGAGCGTGCCTACCAGCTCGCCCTCGGCTATGCGCGCGAACGCGTGCAGGGCCGCGACGCGATCACCGGCGAAGCGGGTCAGCCGATCCTCCATCACCCCGATGTCAAGCGCATGCTGCTGTCTATGCGCGCGAGGGTGATGGCAATGCGCGCGCTGCTGTATACGGCGGCCGGCTGGTTCGACTTCGCCGAGCATCATCCGGACGCCGCGCTCGCGGCGAAATGCCGGCGTTACGTCGACCTGTTGATGCCGGTCGCGAAAGGCTGGTGCACCGAAGTCGGCCAGCAGGTCTGCAGCGACGCGATCCAGGTGTTCGGCGGCATGGGCTTCGTCGAGGAGACGGGCATTGCGCAGTTCGCCCGCGACGCGCGCATCATCACGATCTATGAAGGCACGACGGGCATTCAGGCCAACGACCTGATCGGCCGCAAGATCCTGCGCGAAAGCGGGGAGACGCTGCGCGAACTGATCGCGGACCTGCATGCGACCGCCGCGACGTTGCGCGAAGAGGCCGAACTCGGGTCGCTTGCCGACGGATTCGCCGACAGCATCATCGCCGTCGAACGGGCGGCCGAGTGGGTGCTCGCGAACGGGAAGGAACGCTTTGCCGAGGTGCTCGCCGGCGCAGTGCCGTTCCTGCATCTGCTCGGGATCACATGCGGCGCGTGGCAGATGGCCCGCGTCGCGCTCGCCGCACGGCGACGGCTCGCCGCCGGCCAGGGCGACCCGGTGTACCTCGCGAGCCTCGTCGAGCTCGCCCGTTTCTACATCGCGAGCTTCGGCCCGCAGGCGGCGGCCTGCTCGCAGGCGGTGCGGGAAGCCGGCGGGCCCTTGATCCGCTTCGACGCTGCGGCCTTCTGA